Proteins found in one Massilia sp. H6 genomic segment:
- a CDS encoding ATP-binding protein encodes MHDTNSVRSKLILMAVATTIVALLSAAVAMLAVDVRTFQKVWVDDLTTQADILADVTAPAVSFNDAAAATRNLSVLRVRPQIVAGAIYTNSGKRFATYARAGAERSIPARPGAVGYRIERGELEVFRPIVENGEPLGTVYLRMRYGLLDRVVSYGAILGGVMLAALVIAALVASRLQASITRPLEAVTNVARQVMLRRDFSLRVPGDEKGEIGVLIEAFNDMLAEIGRRSDALQAANRTLEHEMTVRERAEQALILADRRKDEFLATLAHELRNPLAPIRTGLDILRIRSGDAQATQRATDIMERQLRQMVRLVDDLLDVSRINTGKFTIKMGRVELKAVVNDALEVVRSYIELHGHELEIDLPDRPVFLHGDATRLAQILSNLLNNAAKYTNRGGRVALTASVDDKILVLDVADSGIGLAPDMLDSVFDMFVQVDSTLERSNAGLGVGLSLARKLVELHGGSIEAYSEGLGHGSRFVVRLPIVVEPEPLTKPTPAAFISTETYRILLADDNVDFVNSIGALLTAMGHSVVITHNGRDALAAAARFCPDYAFLDIGLPHMSGYDLARGIRKLQCGSMTVLIAVTGWGQEKDRQLAFEAGFDHHMVKPVRFEQIEEILSSRAVIKKLRT; translated from the coding sequence ATGCACGATACCAATTCGGTCCGCAGCAAACTGATTCTGATGGCGGTGGCGACCACGATCGTGGCGCTGTTATCGGCCGCCGTTGCCATGCTGGCGGTCGATGTGCGCACCTTCCAGAAGGTCTGGGTCGACGACCTGACCACCCAGGCCGACATCCTCGCCGACGTGACCGCGCCGGCAGTCTCGTTCAACGATGCGGCCGCGGCCACGCGCAACCTGTCGGTCTTGCGGGTGCGCCCGCAGATCGTGGCCGGCGCCATTTATACCAATAGCGGCAAGCGTTTCGCTACCTATGCCAGGGCGGGCGCCGAGCGCAGTATCCCGGCCCGGCCGGGCGCTGTGGGTTACCGCATCGAGCGTGGCGAACTGGAGGTGTTCCGCCCGATCGTCGAGAACGGCGAGCCGCTCGGCACCGTCTACCTGCGCATGCGCTACGGACTGCTCGACCGGGTGGTCAGCTATGGCGCCATCCTGGGCGGCGTCATGCTGGCCGCGCTGGTGATCGCGGCGCTGGTGGCCTCGCGCCTGCAGGCGTCGATCACGCGGCCGCTCGAAGCCGTCACCAACGTGGCGCGCCAGGTCATGCTCAGGCGCGACTTCAGCTTGCGTGTGCCTGGCGACGAGAAAGGCGAGATCGGGGTGCTGATCGAAGCTTTCAACGACATGCTCGCCGAGATCGGGCGCCGCTCGGATGCGCTGCAGGCGGCCAACCGCACGCTCGAACACGAAATGACGGTGCGCGAGCGCGCCGAACAGGCCTTGATCCTGGCCGACCGCCGCAAGGACGAATTTCTGGCAACCCTGGCACACGAGCTGCGCAATCCACTGGCGCCGATCCGTACCGGCCTGGATATCCTGCGCATCCGTAGCGGCGACGCGCAGGCGACCCAGCGCGCCACCGACATCATGGAACGCCAGCTGCGCCAGATGGTGCGCCTGGTGGACGACTTGCTCGACGTTTCGCGCATCAACACCGGCAAGTTCACGATCAAGATGGGCCGGGTAGAACTCAAGGCCGTCGTCAATGACGCACTCGAAGTCGTGCGCTCGTATATCGAGCTGCACGGCCACGAGCTCGAGATCGATTTGCCCGACCGTCCGGTGTTCCTGCATGGCGACGCGACGCGCCTGGCGCAGATCCTGTCGAACCTGCTCAACAACGCCGCCAAGTACACCAACCGCGGCGGGCGCGTGGCGCTTACTGCCAGCGTGGACGACAAGATCCTGGTGCTCGACGTGGCCGACAGCGGCATCGGCCTGGCACCCGACATGCTCGATTCGGTATTCGATATGTTCGTGCAGGTCGATTCGACGCTGGAGCGCAGCAATGCCGGGCTGGGTGTTGGGCTGTCGCTGGCGCGTAAACTAGTGGAGCTGCACGGCGGCAGCATCGAGGCATACAGCGAAGGCCTGGGGCACGGTAGCCGGTTCGTGGTACGGCTGCCGATCGTGGTCGAGCCCGAGCCGCTCACCAAGCCAACCCCGGCCGCTTTCATCAGCACCGAGACCTATCGCATCCTGCTCGCCGACGACAATGTCGACTTCGTCAACAGCATTGGCGCCCTGCTCACGGCCATGGGCCATAGCGTGGTGATCACCCACAATGGGCGCGATGCGCTGGCCGCGGCCGCGCGCTTCTGTCCGGACTACGCTTTCCTGGACATTGGCCTGCCGCACATGTCGGGCTATGACCTGGCGCGCGGCATTCGCAAGCTGCAATGCGGCTCCATGACGGTGCTGATCGCCGTTACCGGCTGGGGCCAGGAGAAAGACCGCCAGCTTGCCTTCGAGGCCGGTTTCGACCATCACATGGTCAAGCCGGTACGCTTCGAGCAGATCGAGGAAATCCTGAGCAGCCGTGCGGTGATCAAGAAGCTGCGTACTTGA
- a CDS encoding FxDxF family PEP-CTERM protein, whose translation MKKSLIAAIVLASASFGSSAVMAQDVIGNSPQALNLIDDSAFFGDTFEADNAGNTFADQFTFSVGGGLGMNLDAIISSISRTADTGLDITGLALYGEGDTLITSGNSLQSGEVDVWSISSDNLAAGNYYLQVSGNMVSNAGASFGGAVMLAPVPEPETYGMLLGGLGVLGYLARRRKARTA comes from the coding sequence ATGAAAAAATCTTTGATTGCTGCAATTGTGTTGGCTTCCGCTTCGTTCGGTTCCTCAGCTGTCATGGCGCAGGACGTAATCGGAAACTCTCCACAAGCACTTAACCTGATCGATGACAGCGCATTCTTCGGCGATACCTTCGAAGCAGATAATGCAGGCAACACCTTCGCCGACCAGTTCACCTTCTCAGTCGGCGGTGGCCTGGGCATGAATCTGGATGCGATCATCTCGTCGATCAGCCGCACCGCCGACACCGGCCTGGATATCACGGGCCTGGCCCTGTACGGTGAAGGCGATACCCTGATCACCAGCGGCAACTCGCTGCAGAGCGGCGAAGTCGATGTGTGGAGTATCTCCAGCGACAACCTGGCAGCAGGCAACTACTACCTGCAAGTGAGCGGCAACATGGTCTCGAATGCCGGCGCCTCGTTTGGCGGCGCTGTCATGCTGGCCCCGGTGCCAGAACCAGAGACCTACGGCATGCTGCTCGGCGGGCTAGGCGTACTGGGTTACCTGGCACGCCGCCGCAAGGCTAGAACGGCTTGA
- a CDS encoding two-component regulator propeller domain-containing protein has translation MFALKPGSRLALTVLLLLLVWTTCAAAAPRSLRFERVSIDQGLSQQSVLTILQDRRGFMWFGTQAGLNRYDGYRMTVFRNDPDREDSIPDNYVMAAHEDAQGRLWFGTKGGLTRFDHASGKFVRYAPSADGAARAGNRSVLAMIAAAGGGLWLATGDGLLHFDTVSGRFRSYRHDPDDPTSLRDNRVNALALDGKGRLWVGTAAGLDRLEPGGVRFEHFSIDARDAQRNTVTSLSMGPRDTLWIGTAAGLEAWRLGDAEPQRRRMGKAEGLGGEPGEVRVLSLYHDSSAALWVGTDMEGLKWLDPASGRFISYRHDRSDQHSLGDNQVSAMLVDRTGTLWVGTLFGGVSRTDLASGGFQRYGRNVGLGRAKVRAIMEAPDGALWMGTTGNGLLRMDRASGDVERIGRGAVGSDVVTSLARAHGRTWIGTPTGLAWRDGAGRSGRVRLGSAPGASYVQALHAGRSGTLWVVTRGGLSALAPDAGAGFTIRSWRHDPDDTSSLGENYGFTVLEDRAGIVWIGTETGLERLDPTSGKFRHYRRDPDQADTLRHNRVYHLMESARGALWVGTAGGLHRMEQGATGPRFRYFPFSSRHEALPIGGVLEDRNGIIWASTTAGITRLDPVSGQTRSYTAKDGMVDGSYFVGAALRATNGELYFGGVNGMTSFRPGEVRDNPYPPTVVLTDLLVLNRSRAGPNFHEQKEITLSHHDSVFALEFAALHYADPDDNRYAYQLEGFDAGWVDTDARRRYATYTNLDPGRYVFRVRASNKDGVWNPQAATLTINITPPFWKTPWFRILAVLAIVALVTAGYRLRIRALVSQKLLLEREVGTRTEELRHQKDSAERRKQEVEAQKGVVEQAHRNIALLSDIGRTLTANLDTEAIMRTLYEHVRALMDASLFAVVLRHPERATLEYVFTVLDGERGERFELPQDPDSHLAAWSIAHGREVLAGDLPRGLVGYLPALAPERSLEVALPYAWRSKMSPRSLLMVPVMVGERVLGALTVQSTAAQAYGQVHLDMLETLAAYVGVAIDNAEAYHRLKETQAQLAAQEKLASLGSLVAGVAHELNTPIGNSLLMASTLREKTSEVASRFDASTLRRSELADYMAESREASSLIMRSLHNAAELVNSFRQVSVDQTSAQRRQFDLAQACHEISATLMNTVRLSGHRLELAVPPGIVLDSYPGPLGQVIINFVNNALLHAFEAPGGTMLLAAAPLDSNTVRIEFRDDGRGIAPDHLARIFDPFFTTRMGQGGTGLGLSIIWNIVTSLLGGTVRVDSAPGRGAVFLLDLPLHAPDGPALQPMTPEPQAASGA, from the coding sequence ATGTTTGCCTTGAAGCCGGGATCACGTCTGGCCCTGACCGTTTTGTTGCTGCTGTTAGTCTGGACCACCTGCGCGGCCGCTGCGCCGCGCAGCCTGCGTTTCGAACGGGTGTCGATCGACCAGGGACTGTCGCAGCAGTCGGTGCTGACGATACTGCAGGACCGGCGCGGTTTCATGTGGTTCGGCACGCAGGCCGGACTGAATCGCTACGATGGCTACCGCATGACGGTATTTCGCAACGATCCCGACCGCGAAGACAGCATCCCCGACAATTATGTGATGGCGGCGCACGAGGACGCCCAGGGGCGGCTGTGGTTCGGTACCAAGGGCGGCCTGACCCGCTTCGATCATGCCAGCGGCAAGTTCGTCCGCTATGCGCCGTCCGCGGACGGCGCCGCCCGCGCCGGCAACCGCAGCGTGCTGGCCATGATCGCCGCGGCTGGCGGCGGCTTGTGGCTGGCCACCGGCGACGGCCTGCTGCACTTCGATACCGTCAGCGGACGCTTCCGCAGTTACCGGCACGACCCTGACGATCCGACCAGCCTGCGCGACAATCGCGTCAACGCGCTTGCGCTCGACGGCAAGGGCCGGCTGTGGGTCGGCACAGCGGCCGGACTCGACCGGCTGGAGCCCGGCGGGGTGCGCTTCGAACACTTCAGCATCGATGCCAGGGATGCGCAGCGCAATACCGTGACCTCGCTCTCGATGGGGCCGCGCGATACGCTCTGGATCGGCACCGCCGCCGGACTGGAGGCCTGGCGCCTCGGCGACGCCGAGCCGCAGCGGCGCCGCATGGGCAAGGCCGAAGGCCTGGGCGGCGAGCCCGGCGAGGTACGCGTGCTGTCGCTGTATCACGACAGCAGCGCAGCGCTGTGGGTCGGCACCGACATGGAGGGACTCAAGTGGCTGGACCCGGCCAGCGGCCGCTTCATCAGCTACCGCCACGACCGGTCCGACCAGCACTCGCTCGGCGACAACCAGGTCAGCGCAATGCTGGTGGACCGCACCGGCACCCTGTGGGTGGGCACGCTGTTCGGTGGCGTCAGCCGTACCGACCTGGCCAGCGGCGGCTTCCAGCGCTACGGCCGCAATGTCGGACTCGGTCGGGCCAAGGTGCGCGCGATCATGGAAGCGCCGGACGGCGCTCTATGGATGGGCACTACGGGCAATGGCTTGCTGCGCATGGACCGCGCCAGCGGGGATGTCGAACGCATCGGCCGCGGCGCCGTTGGCAGCGATGTCGTCACCTCGCTGGCGAGAGCGCACGGGCGCACCTGGATCGGCACGCCGACCGGCCTGGCCTGGCGCGACGGCGCTGGTCGCTCCGGCCGGGTGCGTCTCGGCAGCGCCCCCGGCGCCAGTTACGTCCAGGCGCTGCATGCGGGCCGCAGCGGCACGCTGTGGGTGGTCACGCGCGGTGGCCTTTCGGCGCTGGCGCCGGACGCTGGCGCCGGCTTCACGATCCGCAGCTGGCGCCATGATCCCGACGACACGTCCAGCCTAGGCGAGAACTACGGTTTTACCGTGCTGGAGGATCGCGCAGGCATCGTCTGGATCGGCACCGAGACCGGGCTCGAACGGCTCGACCCGACCAGCGGCAAGTTCCGGCACTACCGGCGCGATCCGGACCAAGCCGATACCTTGCGCCATAACCGCGTGTACCACCTGATGGAGTCGGCGCGCGGCGCGCTGTGGGTAGGCACCGCGGGCGGGCTGCACCGCATGGAACAGGGCGCGACCGGTCCGCGCTTCCGGTATTTCCCTTTCAGTTCGCGCCACGAGGCGCTGCCAATTGGCGGCGTGCTCGAAGACCGGAACGGCATCATCTGGGCCAGCACCACGGCCGGGATCACCCGCCTCGACCCGGTCAGTGGGCAGACCAGGAGCTATACCGCCAAGGATGGCATGGTGGATGGCTCGTATTTCGTCGGTGCCGCGCTGCGCGCCACCAATGGCGAGCTGTACTTTGGGGGCGTCAATGGCATGACCTCGTTCCGGCCGGGCGAGGTGCGCGATAACCCCTACCCGCCGACGGTGGTGCTGACCGACCTGCTGGTGCTGAACCGGTCGCGCGCCGGGCCCAATTTCCACGAACAGAAAGAAATCACGCTGTCGCACCACGACTCCGTGTTCGCACTCGAATTCGCCGCGCTGCACTACGCCGACCCGGACGACAACCGCTACGCCTACCAGCTCGAAGGCTTCGATGCCGGCTGGGTCGATACCGACGCGCGCCGGCGCTATGCGACCTATACCAATCTCGATCCCGGGCGCTATGTGTTTCGGGTCCGAGCCAGCAACAAGGACGGGGTCTGGAATCCGCAAGCGGCGACCCTGACGATCAACATCACGCCGCCGTTCTGGAAAACCCCGTGGTTCCGGATCCTGGCCGTGCTGGCGATCGTGGCCCTGGTCACGGCGGGCTACCGTCTGCGCATCCGCGCCCTGGTGTCGCAGAAGCTGCTGCTCGAGCGCGAGGTCGGCACCCGCACCGAGGAATTGCGGCACCAGAAAGATTCGGCGGAACGCCGCAAGCAGGAGGTCGAGGCGCAAAAGGGCGTGGTCGAACAGGCACACCGCAACATCGCGCTGCTGTCTGACATCGGTCGCACCCTCACCGCCAACCTCGACACCGAGGCCATCATGCGCACGCTGTACGAACACGTGCGGGCGCTGATGGACGCCAGCCTGTTCGCAGTGGTGCTGCGCCATCCGGAACGCGCCACGCTGGAGTATGTCTTTACCGTGCTGGACGGCGAGCGCGGCGAACGCTTCGAGCTGCCGCAAGACCCGGACTCGCACCTGGCCGCCTGGTCGATCGCCCATGGGCGCGAAGTGCTGGCCGGCGACCTGCCGCGGGGACTGGTCGGCTATCTGCCCGCGCTGGCGCCGGAGCGCTCGCTGGAAGTGGCGCTGCCGTACGCCTGGCGCAGCAAGATGTCGCCGCGCTCGCTGCTGATGGTGCCGGTGATGGTGGGCGAGCGGGTACTGGGCGCGCTGACCGTGCAAAGCACGGCCGCCCAGGCCTATGGCCAGGTCCATCTCGATATGCTCGAGACGCTGGCTGCCTATGTCGGCGTGGCGATCGACAACGCCGAAGCCTATCACCGCCTGAAGGAAACCCAGGCCCAGCTGGCGGCGCAGGAAAAGCTCGCTTCGCTCGGCTCGCTGGTGGCCGGGGTGGCGCACGAACTCAATACACCGATCGGCAACAGCCTGCTGATGGCAAGCACGCTGCGGGAAAAAACCAGCGAAGTGGCCAGCCGGTTCGACGCCTCGACCCTGCGCCGCTCCGAGCTGGCCGACTACATGGCCGAGTCGCGCGAAGCGTCGAGCCTGATCATGCGCAGCCTGCACAATGCCGCGGAGCTGGTCAACAGCTTCCGCCAGGTATCGGTCGACCAGACCAGCGCGCAGCGGCGCCAGTTCGACCTGGCGCAGGCCTGCCATGAAATCTCTGCCACCCTGATGAACACGGTGCGCCTGTCCGGGCACCGGCTGGAGCTGGCGGTGCCGCCCGGGATCGTGCTCGACAGTTACCCGGGGCCGCTCGGCCAGGTGATCATCAATTTCGTGAACAACGCCCTGTTGCACGCGTTCGAGGCGCCGGGCGGCACCATGCTGCTGGCTGCCGCGCCGCTCGATAGTAATACGGTACGCATCGAGTTTCGCGACGATGGGCGCGGCATCGCGCCGGACCACCTGGCGCGCATCTTCGATCCGTTCTTTACCACGCGCATGGGGCAGGGCGGCACCGGCCTGGGCTTGAGCATCATCTGGAACATCGTCACCTCGCTGCTGGGCGGGACCGTGCGGGTCGACAGTGCACCCGGCCGGGGCGCGGTGTTCCTGCTCGACCTGCCACTGCACGCGCCGGATGGACCGGCGCTGCAGCCCATGACGCCGGAGCCGCAGGCTGCCAGTGGGGCTTGA
- a CDS encoding D-2-hydroxyacid dehydrogenase: MHRIVFLDRDSLQASVRAPGFAHDWQDHDGTLDDQVVERLAGATIAITNKVPLRAAALQQLPGLQMVAIAATGTDNVDLDACRAQGIVVSNIRDYSLVSVPEHCFTLLLALRRNLRAYVDDVEAGRWERSSRFCLLDHPIGDLAGSRLGIVGYGALGHRVAQLGRAFGMQIVATSRSPIQQDGVVQLPLDELLASADVVSLHLPLTPQTRHLIGQRELALMKRTALLINTARGGLVDEAALAEALRANQIGGAGFDVLSQEPPTSGNALLALRLPNFILTPHVAWASAGAMQTLADMLVDNIEAWVAGKPRNVVS; this comes from the coding sequence ATGCACCGAATCGTCTTTCTGGATCGCGACAGCCTGCAGGCCAGCGTACGGGCGCCCGGCTTCGCCCACGACTGGCAGGACCACGACGGCACGCTTGACGACCAGGTCGTCGAACGCCTGGCCGGCGCCACGATCGCAATCACCAACAAGGTACCGCTGCGCGCCGCGGCGCTGCAGCAGCTGCCAGGTTTGCAGATGGTGGCGATCGCCGCCACCGGCACCGACAATGTCGACCTTGATGCCTGCCGCGCGCAGGGCATCGTGGTCTCGAACATTCGCGATTATTCACTGGTATCGGTGCCCGAACATTGCTTTACGCTGCTGCTGGCGCTGCGACGCAACCTGCGCGCCTATGTCGACGACGTCGAGGCTGGCCGCTGGGAACGCTCGAGCCGCTTTTGCCTGCTCGATCACCCGATCGGCGACCTGGCCGGCAGCCGGCTGGGTATTGTGGGCTATGGCGCGCTTGGGCACAGGGTGGCGCAACTGGGCCGCGCCTTCGGCATGCAGATCGTGGCGACCTCGCGCTCGCCGATCCAGCAGGACGGGGTCGTGCAGCTGCCGCTCGACGAACTGCTGGCCAGCGCCGACGTGGTCAGCCTGCACCTGCCGCTCACGCCTCAGACCCGCCACCTGATCGGCCAGCGCGAGCTCGCGCTCATGAAACGCACTGCCCTCTTGATCAATACCGCGCGCGGCGGCCTGGTGGACGAAGCGGCGCTGGCCGAGGCCTTGCGGGCAAACCAGATCGGCGGCGCCGGCTTCGATGTGCTGTCCCAGGAGCCGCCGACCTCCGGTAATGCGCTGCTCGCGCTGCGGCTGCCGAATTTCATCCTGACCCCGCACGTGGCCTGGGCCAGCGCCGGCGCCATGCAGACGCTGGCCGATATGCTGGTCGATAACATCGAGGCCTGGGTCGCCGGCAAGCCGCGCAATGTGGTCTCCTGA
- the ligD gene encoding DNA ligase D gives MPDALALYQAKRNFGITPEPADGGVAATGALSFVIQKHWAKRLHYDLRLELDGTMKSWAVPKGPSYDTRDKRMAVQVEDHPISYADFEGTIPAKQYGAGKVIIWDKGVWEPVGDPHQGYRDGNLKFTLHGHKMQGRWALIRMKGRGEKQAAWLLIKEKDEYARAAHEFSVVDALPDSVKALPLPASTGKGKVAGLPDAAVEAALPETLAPELATLVEAPPQNAADWVFEVKFDGYRMLARVEDGRVRLVTRNDNDWTDKLPALCQELERLGLPDGWYDGEIVVHDQHGKPDFGLLQQAFDGVRRADIAYFLFDLPYCAGYDLREVPLVERRAVLERVLERVLDGAGAGSVRFSAEFGANPDELMVAACKMGLEGVIGKRRDARYVSRRSPDWIKLKCGLRQEFVIGGFTDPKGARKGIGSLLLGTYDREGVLRYAGKVGTGLNHATLMDLQQRLEPLRTEASPFPPRAVPGRQHHWVEPVLVAEVSFSEWTSAGAVRHPVFQGLRADKPARGITREEPRQIEDGAGPAATDTAAKTPASGRRGKLPASLRVTSPERVVDPSTGITKLDLIGYYAQVGELMLEHLRHRPLTLVRAPGGIGAGLVFQKHAEVKKLPGVKQLAAALDPANPPMLEIVEVDGILSVAQWNAIELHTQNALATSYEKPDRMVFDLDPGEGVQWPAMQEAAQIMHAFLDELGLPSFLKTSGGKGLHVVVPIKPEYGWDTVKAFSQAIVQHLAATLPDRLAFKSGPKNRVGKIFIDYLRNGRGATTVCAWSARARPGMGISVPLEWDELMTLTSSTQWTVANVHTRLSRGNAPWAGYARAAKRLGKAMKVLGFEE, from the coding sequence ATGCCAGACGCGCTCGCACTTTATCAGGCCAAGCGAAATTTCGGCATCACGCCCGAGCCCGCCGATGGCGGGGTTGCCGCAACCGGTGCCTTGAGCTTCGTGATCCAGAAGCACTGGGCCAAGCGGCTGCACTACGATCTGCGCCTCGAACTCGACGGCACCATGAAGAGCTGGGCCGTGCCCAAGGGCCCCAGCTACGATACCCGTGACAAGCGCATGGCCGTGCAGGTCGAGGATCACCCGATCTCGTATGCCGACTTCGAGGGCACCATTCCGGCCAAGCAGTATGGCGCTGGCAAGGTCATCATCTGGGACAAGGGCGTCTGGGAGCCGGTTGGCGATCCGCACCAGGGCTATCGCGATGGCAACCTGAAGTTCACGCTGCACGGCCACAAGATGCAGGGACGCTGGGCCTTGATTCGCATGAAGGGCAGGGGTGAAAAGCAAGCGGCCTGGCTCCTGATCAAAGAGAAGGACGAGTACGCGCGGGCGGCGCACGAGTTCTCGGTGGTCGACGCGCTGCCCGACAGCGTCAAGGCCTTGCCCTTGCCGGCCAGCACAGGCAAGGGCAAGGTGGCAGGCTTGCCCGACGCCGCTGTCGAAGCTGCATTGCCAGAAACCCTCGCGCCCGAACTTGCCACGCTGGTCGAGGCCCCGCCGCAGAACGCGGCCGACTGGGTATTCGAGGTGAAGTTTGACGGCTACCGCATGCTGGCGCGGGTCGAGGACGGCCGGGTGCGGCTGGTGACGCGTAACGACAACGACTGGACCGACAAGCTCCCCGCGCTGTGCCAGGAACTCGAGCGCCTGGGTTTGCCCGACGGCTGGTACGACGGCGAGATCGTCGTGCACGACCAGCACGGCAAGCCCGATTTCGGCCTGCTGCAACAGGCCTTCGATGGCGTACGCCGGGCCGATATCGCTTACTTCCTGTTCGATCTGCCTTACTGCGCAGGATACGACTTGCGCGAGGTCCCGCTGGTGGAGCGGCGTGCTGTACTCGAACGGGTGCTCGAGCGGGTGCTGGACGGGGCTGGTGCCGGCAGCGTGCGCTTCTCGGCCGAATTCGGCGCCAACCCGGACGAGCTGATGGTCGCTGCCTGCAAGATGGGGCTGGAGGGCGTGATCGGCAAGCGGCGCGACGCGCGCTATGTGTCGCGCCGCTCACCCGATTGGATCAAGCTCAAATGCGGGCTGCGCCAGGAATTCGTCATCGGCGGTTTCACCGATCCGAAAGGCGCGCGCAAGGGCATCGGCTCGCTGTTGCTGGGCACCTATGACCGCGAGGGCGTCTTGCGCTATGCCGGCAAGGTCGGCACCGGCTTGAACCACGCTACCCTGATGGACCTGCAGCAGCGGCTCGAGCCGCTGCGCACCGAAGCCAGCCCGTTCCCGCCACGCGCCGTTCCCGGCCGCCAGCATCACTGGGTCGAGCCGGTACTGGTGGCCGAAGTGAGCTTTTCTGAATGGACCAGCGCCGGCGCGGTGCGCCATCCGGTGTTCCAGGGTCTGCGCGCCGACAAGCCGGCACGTGGCATCACGCGCGAAGAGCCGCGCCAGATCGAGGACGGCGCCGGGCCGGCGGCCACCGACACTGCGGCGAAGACGCCCGCTAGCGGCCGGCGCGGCAAGCTGCCGGCGTCGCTGCGGGTGACCAGCCCGGAGCGGGTGGTCGATCCGTCCACCGGCATCACCAAGCTCGACCTGATCGGCTACTACGCGCAGGTGGGCGAGCTGATGCTGGAGCACCTCAGGCACCGCCCGCTGACCCTGGTGCGCGCGCCGGGCGGCATCGGGGCCGGGTTGGTCTTCCAGAAGCATGCCGAGGTCAAGAAGCTGCCCGGCGTCAAGCAGCTGGCCGCAGCGCTCGATCCCGCCAATCCGCCCATGCTCGAAATCGTGGAGGTCGACGGTATCTTGTCGGTGGCGCAGTGGAACGCGATCGAGCTGCATACCCAGAACGCGCTGGCCACAAGCTACGAAAAGCCGGACCGCATGGTGTTCGACCTCGACCCGGGCGAGGGCGTGCAATGGCCCGCGATGCAAGAAGCGGCGCAGATCATGCATGCCTTCCTCGACGAGCTGGGCCTGCCATCCTTTCTCAAGACCAGCGGCGGCAAGGGCCTGCACGTGGTGGTGCCGATCAAGCCCGAGTACGGCTGGGATACGGTCAAGGCCTTTTCGCAGGCCATCGTGCAGCACCTGGCCGCTACGCTGCCGGACCGGCTGGCGTTCAAGAGCGGTCCCAAGAACCGGGTCGGCAAGATTTTTATCGACTACCTGCGCAACGGGCGCGGCGCCACCACCGTCTGCGCCTGGTCGGCCCGGGCCCGGCCCGGCATGGGCATCTCGGTGCCGCTCGAATGGGACGAACTCATGACGCTCACATCGAGCACCCAGTGGACAGTGGCGAACGTGCACACGCGCCTAAGCCGGGGCAACGCGCCCTGGGCCGGGTATGCCAGGGCGGCCAAGCGCCTTGGCAAGGCGATGAAGGTACTGGGCTTCGAGGAATAA